In a genomic window of Choristoneura fumiferana chromosome 19, NRCan_CFum_1, whole genome shotgun sequence:
- the LOC141438855 gene encoding uncharacterized protein, with product MDLTEENTFKHYYYPENHDELSDDGEGTLAFKVKRAIAKNKRPNNSIHGFFEKRKKKKVPKNSSTVSQATADGVAFIKANQDESAYASHLIKIEVYDIDKIKNIPPTEQWKHAEVRVKYYAHSEEDEHVQQTRDVIYNITKLLAAKSDCVNFVLDNQK from the exons ATGGAT CTGACTGAAGAAAACACATTTAAGCACTATTATTATCCAGAGAATCACGATGAACTCAGCGATGACGGCGAAGGAACATTAGCTTTCAAAGTAAAGAGGGCAATCGCCAAGAACAAAAGACCTAATAACAGTATTCACGGATTCTTTGAAAAGCGCAAGAAAAAGAAGGTTCCCAAAAACTCTTCGACTGTTAGTCAAGCCACTGCAGATGGTGTTGCTTTTATCAAAGCAAACCAAGACGAATCAGCTTACGCATCACACCTCATTAAAATCGAGGTGTATGATATAGACAAGATTAAGAACATTCCCCCGACAGAACAATGGAAACATGCCGAAGTCCGTGTTAAATATTACGCCCACTCCGAAGAAGATGAACACGTTCAACAGACCAGAGACGTCATCTACAACATCACTAAGCTATTGGCAGCAAAAAGTGATTGTGTTAATTTCGTTTTagacaatcaaaaataa
- the LOC141438853 gene encoding uncharacterized protein: MPLPFNKTLDLKLLGLVKENSILYNTKHPRYLDFDAREVVWQKIGDALNRSDQVCKARWINIRDMMRRKIRERLRNPSHRSYNYKYEEEMSFMIPYFKDSSSNNEEFADYIDEDTTCEVAMTSDVFTDALPEEFREPKECKPNISGMKSKDDINQTTYQDLNPADPIDVFLITIGSTLRRFSPYYLNQAKSKIFQVDIL, from the exons atgcCGTTGCCGTTCAACAAGACTTTGGACTTGAAATTGCTGGGTTTAGTAAAAGAAAATTCCATTTTATATAACACCAAACATCCAAGGTATTTGGATTTTGATGCGCGAGAAGTCGTTTGGCAGAAGATTGGAGACGCGTTGAACAGATCCG ACCAAGTATGCAAAGCCCGCTGGATCAACATCCGGGACATGATGCGTCGGAAGATCCGCGAGCGCCTACGGAACCCTTCCCACCGCTCATACAATTACAAGTACGAGGAAGAGATGTCATTCATGATCCCTTACTTCAAGGACTCCAGTTCTAACAACGAGGAGTTCGCGGACTATATCGATGAGGATACGACCTGTGAAGTTGCTATGACATCTGATGTATTTACTGATGCGTTACCGG AAGAATTCCGCGAACCTAAAGAGTGCAAGCCCAATATAAGCGGCATGAAATCCAAGGACGACATTAACCAGACCACGTACCAGGACTTGAATCCTGCTGACCCTATAGATGTATTCTTGATCACCATAGGCTCGACCCTCAGGAGGTTCAGCCCGTATTACCTGAACCAGGCCAAGAGCAAAATTTTCCAGGTGGATATATTGTAG
- the LOC141438629 gene encoding talin-2-like, whose amino-acid sequence MPSLSLKIILEDGAVTRTMKFPSGATVADATRAVAEKVLTDAKGEEYGLFLTSADDDLSGIWLEDHRRLDYYLIKDGDSLHYRCRVRTLRIRMLDGSLKTMQVDERQPVEDLMLAVCSRLGITNYEEYGLCREDQPMEQEAPATGTLTLKRKAKPREKDAAMQELSKKLKTDDNVEWLDQRKTLRESSVAGTETLLLKRRLFYSDRKVDARDPVQLNLLYVQARDAVLHGRHPVTEDQGK is encoded by the exons ATGCCGTCACTATCCCTGAAGATCATCCTCGAGGATGGCGCGGTCACGCGCACGATGAAGTTCCCGAGCGGCGCCACCGTCGCGGACGCGACGCGGGCGGTTGCGGAGAAGGTGCTTACGGACGCTAAGGGGGAAG AGTACGGCCTGTTCCTGACGTCAGCTGATGACGACCTGTCCGGCATCTGGCTGGAAGACCACAGGAGGCTGGACTACTATCTAATCAAAGACGGCGACAGTCTCCACTACCGCTGCCGGGTGCGGACCTTACGGATTAGGATGCTGGATG GTTCCTTAAAGACGATGCAAGTGGACGAGAGGCAGCCTGTGGAAGACCTGATGCTGGCAGTGTGCAGTAGGCTTGGAATCACCAACTATGAAGAGTATGGGCTG TGCCGTGAAGACCAGCCGATGGAGCAGGAGGCGCCCGCGACAGGCACCCTCACGCTGAAGAGGAAAGCCAAGCCGCGAGAGAAGGACGCGGCCATGCAGGAGCTCAGCAAGAAACTCAAGACAGATGACAACG TGGAATGGCTGGACCAGCGCAAGACCCTCCGGGAGAGCTCCGTGGCGGGCACAGAGACCCTGCTGCTCAAGCGGCGTCTGTTCTACTCGGACCGCAAGGTGGACGCGCGGGACCCCGTGCAGCTCAACCTGCTGTACGTGCAGGCCAGGGACGCCGTGCTGCACGGCCGGCATCCGGTCACGGAGGACCAGGGTAAGTGA